Proteins encoded within one genomic window of Glycine soja cultivar W05 chromosome 1, ASM419377v2, whole genome shotgun sequence:
- the LOC114410237 gene encoding protein ALTERED XYLOGLUCAN 4-like translates to MGGTNPFKDKLVSFTKRIVPSTLYALLPIVLLCTYFDLLSLTPHSTTTTYHLSLSPPPPPPPSSSSSFSTEKNKTYQNPCDYSNGDWVRDTRGPLYNVTSCGTIKESEKCVSNGRPDSGYLYWRWQPSECNLPRFEPLTFLQLVQNKHIAFVGDSLARNQLESLLCMLSTVSSPNLVYQSANDNKFRRWHFPSHNANFSLYWSPFLVQGVERSNEGPYYNTMYLDHVNERWARDLDWFDMVVVSFGHWFLLPSVYYENGSVIGSLNCHDLNHTKMDFYVPLRKVLRTTLSSIIERKRGKGNNGVDVIVKTFSPAHFEGDWNKAGTCSKTKPYKKEEKELEGMDAEIRKIEIEEVENAKAKASELGGFRFEVLDVTKLALLRPDGHPGPYMNPFPFAKGVPERVQNDCVHWCLPGPIDTWNEIFLEMIKKWEEQEKGD, encoded by the exons ATGGGAGGCACAAATCCTTTCAAAGACAAATTGGTTTCTTTCACAAAGAGAATTGTTCCTTCCACTCTCTATGCTCTGCTTCCCATTGTTCTGCTTTGTACATACTTCGACCTTCTCTCCCTCACTCCacattccaccaccaccacctaccacctttctctttctcctcctccacctcctccaccttcatcatcttcttctttttctacaG aaaagaacaaaacttaCCAAAACCCATGTGACTACTCTAATGGTGATTGGGTACGTGACACAAGAGGCCCTTTATACAATGTAACTAGTTGTGGTACAATCAAAGAGAGTGAGAAATGCGTATCCAATGGAAGGCCTGACTCAGGCTATCTATATTGGAGATGGCAACCCAGTGAGTGCAATCTTCCAAGGTTTGAACCTCTCACTTTTCTCCAACTTGTTCAGAACAAACACATAGCATTTGTTGGTGACTCTTTGGCTAGGAACCAATTAGAGTCCCTTCTTTGCATGTTATCCACCGTTTCAAGTCCAAACCTTGTCTACCAAAGTGCCAATGACAACAAATTCCGTCGCTGGCACTTCCCTTCTCACAATGCAAACTTCTCCTTGTATTGGTCACCTTTTCTTGTGCAAGGTGTCGAAAGGTCAAATGAAGGGCCATATTACAATACAATGTACTTGGATCATGTTAATGAGAGGTGGGCAAGGGATTTGGATTGGTTTGACATGGTTGTGGTGTCATTTGGGCATTGGTTTTTGCTTCCTTCGGTTTACTATGAAAATGGTTCGGTTATAGGTAGCCTAAATTGTCATGATCTTAATCACACTAAGATGGATTTTTATGTTCCATTAAGGAAGGTTTTGAGGACCACTCTTAGTAgcataattgagagaaaaaggGGTAAGGGAAATAATGGAGTTGATGTAATCGTGAAGACATTTTCACCTGCTCATTTTGAAGGTGATTGGAATAAGGCTGGTACTTGTTCAAAGACTAAGCCTTATAAGAAGGAGGAAAAAGAGCTTGAAGGAATGGATGCTGAGATAAGAAAGATTGAGATAGAAGAAGTGGAGAATGCAAAGGCAAAAGCTAGTGAATTAGGAGGGTTTAGATTTGAGGTACTTGATGTGACCAAATTGGCATTGTTGAGACCAGATGGTCATCCTGGTCCTTATATGAATCCTTTCCCATTTGCTAAGGGAGTTCCAGAACGTGTGCAGAATGATTGTGTTCATTGGTGCTTGCCAGGGCCTATAGACACTTGGAATGAGATTTTCCTAGAGATGATTAAAAAGTGGGAGGAACAAGAGAAAGGTGATTGA